In Myxocyprinus asiaticus isolate MX2 ecotype Aquarium Trade chromosome 32, UBuf_Myxa_2, whole genome shotgun sequence, one genomic interval encodes:
- the LOC127423009 gene encoding zinc finger protein 329-like, which yields MSKLEHLNSKVAKLLTVAVHEVLEIVKETVSQYQEKTARTQRENERLRIKLREALEKLAKEREVSGHATISKSFNCVPHQQQINKLSHTNSNFTQTQTQSDCSHMTDPETVCDLSVALTLAGCQKTSPVSKDSTPAKVKGTDLLSTVKWTRNISHESNASSADSKPDVTIEHIKTESDCNKNISTQMQLFQSSHDFAEDLSVATFRQEPVASGPVLTDESSGYGLAFINSSHNTPERHLGYGRGVHSTPQGEEHHVCLVCGKTFNRVGNLRIHQRCHTGEKPYCCLICGRCFSQAGDLKKHKRVHTGEKPYCCARCGKSFSRGENLKRHQKIHIGETLHLQQSERNTQIN from the exons ATGTCCAAACTCGAGCACCTGAACTCGAAGGTCGCCAAACTACTGACGGTGGCAGTTCACGAAGTTCTTGAGATTGTGAAAGAGACCGTATCACAATATCAGGAGAAAACGGCGAGAACACAGCGAGAAAATGAACGACTGCGCATAAAATTACGAGAAGCTCTGGAGAAGTTGGCCAAAGAGAGAGAGG TTTCCGGACATGCCACCATCTCCAAATCATTTAACTGTGTCCCTCACCAGCAACAGATAAACAagctctcacacacaaactcaaactTCACTCAGACTCAAACACAGAGCGACTGCAGTCACATGACTGATCCAGAGACAGTGTGTGACCTCAGTGTCGCTCTCACATTAGCCGGGTGTCAGAAGACAAGTCCAGTTTCAAAAGACAGCACACCTGCAAAAGTTAAAGGCACAGATTTACTCAGCACTGTTAAATGGACACGAAACATTTCACATGAATCAAACGCATCATCTGCAGACAGCAAGCCAGACGTTACCATTGAGCACATTAAGACAGAATCTGATTGTAACAAGAACATTTCTACACAAATGCAGCTTTTTCAAAGCAGCCATGACTTTGCAGAAGATCTGAGTGTCGCCACTTTTAGACAGGAACCTGTTGCTTCAGGTCCAGTATTAACCGATGAATCCAGTGGCTATGGACTGGCATTTATCAACTCCAGTCACAATACGCCAGAAAGGCATTTGGGATACGGGAGGGGTGTCCACTCAACTCCTCAAGGTGAAGAGCATCACGTTTGCTTGGTTTGCGGCAAGACGTTCAATCGTGTGGGGAACCTGCGGATACATCAGAGGTGCCACACCGGAGAGAAACCATACTGCTGCCTGATATGTGGCCGCTGCTTCAGTCAAGCCGGAGACCTGAAGAAACACAAGCGTGTTCACACAGGGGAGAAACCATACTGCTGTGCTCGTTGTGGGAAAAGCTTTAGCAGAGGAGAGAACCTCAAACGCCATCAGAAGATCCACATCGGAGAAACATTACATCTCCAGCAATCAGAGAGAAATACGCAGATAAACTAG